The proteins below come from a single Parachlamydiales bacterium genomic window:
- a CDS encoding Do family serine endopeptidase, producing MRKSLNTFVALTTLFACACICEDSCLIASTATKNVVLDFTVAAKKAIPAVVSIKIKGAQAKESDQDDAFNRMNDSFFQKFFGINPRSRALETPQVRSQGSGFIISEDGHILTNQHVVKDAGEITVILEDGREFIAKVIGQDPNTDVALIKIDANNLPKLSLVNSDELEVGQWVAAVGNPLGLQATVTAGIVSAKGRNNLDIENIEDFIQTDAPVNLGNSGGPLLDLDGNVIGMTTAIATQAGSTSYMGISFAIPSNLVKHVMDEILTKGTVSRGYLGFTMQAVDKDIAQAFGVNKTDGALIVEIVPGSPANKIGLKQGDIILRINEKPVKNIAGLRNTIALISPGTTISVDVLRDGSPQKFSPVVEDFPTKVEKAELTQIAGKYGFSVETLTSEIAKKYNITEEKGVVISKVNSGSPASWAGLRAGAIILSVNREDVQTVDDYNRILNEAEKNAPVLFLIKQGSVKRFLSLRIE from the coding sequence ATGCGTAAAAGCCTAAATACTTTTGTAGCATTGACAACTTTATTCGCTTGCGCCTGCATATGCGAAGACAGTTGCCTCATAGCATCGACAGCGACTAAAAACGTAGTCCTTGATTTCACGGTCGCTGCAAAAAAAGCCATCCCTGCTGTCGTTTCCATCAAAATCAAAGGTGCTCAAGCTAAAGAAAGTGATCAGGATGACGCTTTCAATAGAATGAACGACTCTTTCTTCCAAAAGTTTTTTGGCATTAATCCTCGCAGCCGTGCATTAGAGACACCTCAAGTCCGTAGTCAAGGTTCCGGTTTCATTATCTCCGAAGACGGACATATCCTTACTAATCAGCATGTTGTGAAGGATGCAGGAGAAATTACTGTCATCTTAGAAGACGGCAGGGAATTCATAGCGAAAGTGATCGGCCAGGATCCGAATACGGATGTTGCCCTCATCAAAATTGATGCCAACAATCTACCTAAGCTTAGTTTAGTCAATTCTGATGAGTTGGAGGTAGGACAATGGGTTGCAGCAGTGGGCAACCCTTTAGGATTGCAAGCGACTGTTACAGCCGGTATCGTCAGCGCAAAAGGGCGTAATAACCTGGATATTGAGAATATTGAAGACTTCATCCAGACAGATGCTCCCGTCAATTTAGGTAATTCAGGCGGCCCTTTGTTGGACCTGGATGGCAATGTCATCGGAATGACTACTGCGATAGCTACTCAAGCAGGCTCTACCAGTTATATGGGAATCAGCTTTGCGATTCCTAGCAATCTAGTTAAGCATGTCATGGACGAAATCTTAACAAAAGGAACAGTCTCCCGCGGCTACTTAGGGTTTACTATGCAAGCAGTGGATAAAGATATTGCACAAGCCTTTGGTGTTAATAAAACCGACGGCGCCCTGATCGTAGAAATTGTCCCCGGAAGCCCCGCAAACAAAATCGGTCTAAAGCAAGGCGATATTATCTTAAGGATCAATGAAAAACCTGTTAAGAATATTGCAGGGCTAAGGAATACGATTGCATTGATCTCTCCGGGCACAACGATCAGTGTGGATGTTCTCCGCGATGGCAGCCCGCAAAAATTTTCACCTGTCGTAGAGGATTTTCCGACCAAAGTGGAAAAGGCGGAACTGACCCAAATTGCAGGCAAGTATGGTTTCTCTGTGGAAACCTTAACTTCTGAGATTGCCAAGAAGTATAATATCACTGAAGAGAAGGGTGTTGTAATCTCCAAGGTGAATTCGGGCAGCCCAGCATCCTGGGCAGGATTGCGCGCCGGTGCAATCATCCTATCTGTGAATAGAGAGGATGTCCAAACTGTGGATGATTATAACCGTATATTAAACGAAGCGGAGAAAAATGCCCCGGTGTTATTCCTCATTAAACAAGGCAGTGTAAAACGCTTCTTATCACTTAGAATAGAATAA
- a CDS encoding membrane dipeptidase, producing MKYPIIDLHCDLLLYLAADRRRTPIDPASRCSVPQLQEGGVSSQVFAIYTDTKKGSTTVGERQFQLLSAIKGVNVLASIENGSVIAEEDEPLEAGLKRLGSFIQRKGKFAYLSLTWNDENRFGGGNNSNNVGLKADGKILLEKLAELNIPVDLSHTSDKLAEGILNYIDAAKLNLPVLASHSNSRSVCNHLRNLPDEIAQEIFKRGGVIGLNFVMHIVGGNTFEDIYRHYAHFKKWGGEDKVCFGADFFSSDDLPESLKKLHTEWFPAAWPNSSCYPHLLKDWINKEYISKETAQKLANENARRFFLEKTQITDI from the coding sequence ATGAAGTATCCTATCATCGATCTTCACTGCGATCTACTGCTCTATCTTGCTGCAGATCGCAGGCGGACTCCTATTGATCCCGCCTCCCGCTGTTCTGTACCTCAACTGCAGGAGGGGGGGGTCTCCTCTCAAGTGTTTGCTATCTATACAGATACAAAAAAAGGCAGTACCACTGTTGGTGAAAGGCAATTCCAGCTTCTAAGCGCAATTAAAGGTGTCAATGTCCTGGCCTCTATCGAAAATGGATCTGTTATTGCAGAAGAGGATGAGCCTTTAGAAGCTGGCCTTAAAAGGCTCGGCTCTTTTATCCAACGTAAGGGTAAATTCGCTTATCTTTCTCTCACCTGGAATGATGAGAACCGTTTTGGAGGGGGAAATAACTCCAACAATGTGGGCTTGAAAGCGGATGGAAAAATCCTTCTGGAGAAACTTGCAGAATTAAATATTCCCGTAGATTTAAGCCATACTTCCGATAAATTAGCCGAAGGTATCCTAAACTATATCGACGCAGCAAAACTCAACCTACCCGTTTTAGCGAGCCATTCTAATAGCCGCTCTGTCTGCAATCATTTGCGCAATCTACCGGATGAAATAGCGCAAGAGATCTTTAAGCGCGGCGGTGTCATCGGGCTTAATTTTGTGATGCATATTGTGGGTGGAAATACTTTTGAAGACATATACCGCCATTATGCCCATTTTAAAAAATGGGGAGGCGAGGACAAGGTGTGTTTTGGAGCCGATTTCTTTAGTTCCGACGACTTGCCTGAAAGCCTGAAAAAACTGCATACCGAGTGGTTTCCTGCTGCCTGGCCCAATTCAAGCTGCTATCCGCATCTTCTAAAAGATTGGATAAATAAGGAGTATATCTCAAAAGAAACTGCACAAAAGCTGGCAAATGAAAACGCGCGACGTTTTTTTCTTGAAAAAACTCAAATAACTGATATATAG
- a CDS encoding dicarboxylate/amino acid:cation symporter: MQHSFLIKVIIAAILGIAAGLFLPLTETSLGIYTILGQLFLRALTLMVVPLVVASIITGTMRLGEDGSLGKLGAKILITFGCTMAAAVAIGMIWVLLLDPGTTPPTDVVQTELSKILTKAPVETSTWSKIEHIVFRMVPTNVLAAASQGEILGVILFCSLFGIISAEIGGAVTTTLKAFWEATFKVMIRMTQYIMYLLPIGVFGLLAKAVATTGAEAFLKLGSFTLTAALALLTYALVFWPLVLLFIARVNPWRHLREMAPALLTGFTTSSSAATLPVALECVEKGSGVSNRVSSLVLSLGVAVNLSASALYAAAVVTFIAQLTATPLDAASIAFMYFVTLFTSFGMAGIPSASLIVIVLVLQTLNIPADHLALIMAVERFVDMFRTAINVFANSCCAVLVARLEGEQTAIALGGQSA; this comes from the coding sequence ATGCAACATTCATTTCTAATCAAAGTCATCATCGCAGCTATCCTGGGTATAGCAGCCGGTCTTTTCCTACCGCTAACTGAAACATCGCTTGGTATCTATACCATCCTTGGACAACTTTTCCTCCGCGCATTGACCCTGATGGTCGTCCCCCTTGTGGTCGCATCCATTATTACGGGTACAATGCGTCTAGGGGAAGATGGTTCACTTGGAAAGCTTGGTGCTAAAATCTTGATTACTTTCGGCTGCACAATGGCTGCAGCGGTTGCCATCGGGATGATTTGGGTCCTTCTGCTTGATCCAGGCACGACTCCTCCCACCGATGTTGTACAAACAGAATTATCTAAAATTCTCACCAAAGCACCGGTAGAGACGTCCACTTGGTCCAAAATCGAACATATCGTTTTCCGCATGGTACCGACCAATGTTCTAGCTGCAGCATCCCAAGGAGAAATCCTGGGAGTGATCCTTTTCTGTTCTCTTTTTGGCATTATCTCTGCCGAGATCGGGGGCGCAGTTACCACTACCCTTAAGGCTTTTTGGGAGGCTACTTTTAAAGTCATGATCCGCATGACACAATATATCATGTACCTGCTGCCTATCGGCGTTTTTGGTCTGCTCGCTAAAGCCGTTGCCACTACCGGAGCGGAAGCATTTTTAAAACTAGGATCTTTTACACTGACAGCCGCATTGGCATTACTTACCTACGCTTTAGTCTTCTGGCCTTTAGTCCTTCTTTTTATAGCCCGCGTTAATCCGTGGAGGCATCTTCGTGAAATGGCTCCGGCTCTTCTTACGGGTTTTACCACTAGCTCAAGCGCAGCTACTTTACCTGTAGCTTTGGAATGTGTCGAGAAAGGATCCGGAGTATCCAACCGTGTCAGCAGTCTTGTCCTATCACTCGGTGTTGCTGTCAACCTTTCCGCTTCAGCTTTATACGCTGCTGCAGTAGTCACTTTTATTGCGCAGCTCACAGCGACCCCACTAGACGCTGCCTCCATTGCATTCATGTACTTTGTAACTCTATTCACTTCATTCGGTATGGCTGGAATACCCTCTGCAAGCCTGATTGTTATTGTATTGGTTTTGCAGACACTGAACATCCCTGCTGACCATCTCGCATTGATTATGGCAGTAGAAAGATTCGTAGATATGTTCCGTACTGCCATTAATGTCTTTGCAAACTCTTGCTGCGCTGTTTTGGTAGCTCGTCTAGAAGGCGAGCAGACTGCAATCGCACTGGGAGGACAGAGTGCCTAA
- the mnmA gene encoding tRNA 2-thiouridine(34) synthase MnmA: MPKTVAIGMSGGVDSSVSAVLLKRQGYNVVGIFMKNWEESDSEGNCTAMQDYEDALAVCTHIGIPCYSVNFSAKYWDNVFENFLSELKAGRTPNPDILCNREIKFKALLDKALELGADYLATGHYCRTQEIEGEVALLKGLDPLKDQSYFLYTLTSSVLKKVMFPIGNLPKSEVRRIAIEEGLVNARKKDSTGICFIGKRDFKSFVSQYIAYHPGDVLTTEGKVIAKHDGSAYYTIGQRHGLGIGGPGDAWFVVDKDVVTNTIVVAQGSEHPALFSTGLSAIQLSWVSSKGINPPYSCSAKVRYRQADQLCTIESGTETLQVTFQEPQRAVTPGQSIVFYAGEVCLGGGIISNKS, translated from the coding sequence GTGCCTAAAACTGTCGCTATAGGAATGTCCGGCGGCGTTGACTCTTCCGTCAGTGCAGTACTGCTTAAACGCCAAGGCTATAATGTAGTTGGAATTTTCATGAAGAATTGGGAAGAATCTGATTCGGAGGGGAATTGCACAGCCATGCAGGATTATGAAGACGCCCTCGCTGTTTGTACGCATATAGGCATCCCCTGTTATTCGGTCAACTTTAGCGCTAAATACTGGGATAATGTTTTTGAAAACTTTCTGAGCGAGCTTAAAGCAGGTAGAACACCTAATCCTGATATCCTTTGCAACCGTGAGATCAAATTTAAGGCATTGCTTGATAAAGCGCTGGAGTTAGGAGCAGATTACCTTGCTACAGGCCACTATTGCCGTACACAAGAGATTGAGGGTGAAGTTGCCCTATTGAAAGGCCTTGATCCGCTAAAGGATCAATCCTATTTCCTTTATACATTGACTTCCTCTGTTTTGAAGAAAGTGATGTTCCCGATAGGCAACCTTCCTAAAAGTGAAGTGCGCCGTATAGCGATTGAAGAAGGACTTGTGAATGCCCGGAAGAAAGATAGCACAGGTATTTGCTTCATCGGTAAACGCGATTTCAAAAGCTTTGTGAGCCAATATATAGCCTATCATCCAGGGGATGTGCTGACGACAGAAGGTAAAGTTATCGCCAAACATGATGGCTCTGCCTACTATACGATAGGCCAACGACATGGACTAGGGATTGGTGGACCCGGAGATGCCTGGTTTGTTGTCGATAAAGATGTTGTAACCAATACGATTGTTGTAGCCCAAGGAAGTGAACATCCCGCCCTATTCAGTACCGGCCTTAGCGCTATTCAGCTAAGCTGGGTTTCCAGCAAAGGAATAAATCCTCCCTATTCATGCTCAGCCAAAGTGCGCTACCGTCAAGCAGACCAATTATGCACAATTGAAAGCGGAACGGAAACCCTACAAGTTACATTTCAAGAACCCCAGCGCGCCGTCACCCCTGGACAGTCCATCGTCTTCTATGCCGGTGAAGTGTGTTTAGGCGGCGGGATTATTTCAAATAAAAGTTAA
- a CDS encoding ankyrin repeat domain-containing protein: protein MTKFLLTFIVVLTCITSTFLYSENLHTVSQMRLPLVEDWSEEYPDESDAITSALKAFHQTTPFTQTWEEFKIDPHAYINNRIGALNQLLDVLENEPAKPHIELLKKRAILKKEYLTKLPDPLTKYTVKEELFGIRRSIPMRNFFWFEKLDPLHRFGNESFHYLAEWNASSVPNFFIFLETLDYHRRNRSFAPFKNYIIYYTAAERALHEVQFQDHSILLQGNPVHSKTLPNNEKIPLLYILGNDGKLYINDHLMFRQHHSSEFCGENILGVGEIVATEGKIELLTNSSGHYKPSPKDIFPTLELLRDNYGDLSEVRLQLIYGDFHACVRYNAQEFLDTRGECAALEAKDTWTPLHHAIQLQQWTIAESLLPKYKDTLTDPKFCDPWKLVYDSKDLLGYKFLLDAGIDPFPANSHSNPFMWAARDGDIVLFEFLLGHLSEVRQHEVLTHECLFNTASGNSYEMIDYLVQRNLDFSRRTQLHQNIMHFAAVGGIGMVRYFEQNGFGYLLYEQDAYNMTPLLMAAMHGSFSTVEYLMSKGHGLNVVDYYGNTPLHLAIENGNITNARWLLTRPEGITFANHKNSFGQTPLHSAISVLPPVEFKKLLTLMDNVDVKDEKGLTPYGYMAANAQFSINARANAILLLENGANIQEPDANGIKPWQHLVLQKQTDFLVHLLVHFKGDVRKLLEEIKLYAKEQDIKIRL, encoded by the coding sequence ATGACAAAATTTTTGCTAACCTTCATCGTTGTTCTGACCTGTATTACATCGACCTTTCTTTACTCCGAAAATCTCCATACCGTCTCTCAAATGCGGTTGCCTTTAGTGGAAGATTGGTCGGAAGAGTATCCTGACGAATCTGATGCCATTACCTCAGCCCTAAAAGCCTTCCACCAAACAACACCCTTCACTCAAACTTGGGAAGAGTTTAAAATTGACCCTCATGCCTATATCAACAATAGGATCGGGGCTTTAAACCAACTTTTAGATGTTTTGGAGAATGAACCTGCCAAACCACATATAGAGCTGCTCAAAAAACGGGCTATCCTTAAAAAAGAATACCTAACCAAATTACCTGATCCCCTGACGAAATATACTGTCAAAGAAGAACTTTTCGGTATCCGCCGCTCCATTCCCATGCGCAATTTCTTCTGGTTTGAAAAACTTGATCCCCTCCACAGATTTGGGAACGAATCCTTTCACTATCTGGCAGAATGGAATGCCTCGTCAGTCCCTAACTTTTTCATCTTTCTTGAAACACTCGATTATCATCGCCGTAATAGAAGCTTCGCACCTTTTAAAAACTACATTATTTATTACACAGCCGCAGAACGTGCTTTGCATGAAGTCCAGTTTCAGGATCATTCCATTCTCCTTCAAGGCAATCCCGTACATTCTAAAACTCTTCCCAATAATGAAAAGATCCCTCTTTTGTACATACTAGGCAATGATGGCAAACTTTACATCAATGATCACCTCATGTTCCGCCAACATCACTCCAGCGAATTTTGCGGTGAAAACATCCTTGGTGTAGGTGAAATTGTGGCCACAGAAGGAAAAATTGAATTACTCACAAATTCAAGCGGACATTACAAACCCTCTCCTAAAGATATATTTCCGACGTTGGAGCTGCTAAGAGATAATTATGGAGACCTTTCGGAGGTGCGGCTGCAACTCATCTACGGAGACTTTCACGCCTGCGTCAGATATAATGCACAAGAATTCCTGGATACACGGGGAGAGTGCGCAGCTCTGGAAGCCAAAGATACCTGGACTCCGCTCCATCATGCCATCCAACTGCAACAATGGACGATCGCTGAAAGTCTGCTGCCTAAATATAAAGACACACTTACTGACCCAAAGTTTTGTGATCCTTGGAAACTTGTATACGATAGTAAAGACCTTCTGGGCTATAAGTTTCTGCTAGATGCAGGCATTGATCCCTTCCCTGCCAATTCTCACAGTAATCCCTTTATGTGGGCTGCACGTGATGGAGACATTGTTTTATTTGAATTTTTACTCGGCCACCTTTCCGAGGTAAGACAACATGAGGTCCTGACTCATGAATGCCTTTTTAATACTGCCTCCGGTAACTCCTATGAAATGATCGACTATTTGGTGCAAAGGAATCTTGATTTCAGCCGAAGAACACAACTACATCAGAATATCATGCATTTCGCAGCAGTAGGCGGTATTGGCATGGTCCGCTATTTTGAACAGAACGGGTTTGGATACCTGCTCTATGAACAAGATGCATACAACATGACTCCCCTGCTAATGGCAGCGATGCATGGCTCGTTTAGCACTGTGGAGTATCTTATGTCCAAAGGCCATGGCCTGAATGTCGTGGATTATTATGGAAACACTCCCCTCCACTTAGCTATCGAAAACGGAAATATCACCAATGCTCGATGGCTTCTAACCAGACCTGAAGGTATAACATTTGCCAACCATAAAAACTCTTTTGGGCAAACCCCTCTGCATAGCGCAATATCTGTATTGCCCCCCGTAGAATTCAAAAAGCTTTTAACTCTAATGGATAATGTGGATGTTAAAGATGAAAAAGGTTTAACACCTTACGGATATATGGCAGCAAATGCGCAATTTTCAATTAACGCCAGGGCCAATGCAATCTTGCTTTTGGAAAATGGTGCGAATATTCAGGAGCCTGATGCTAACGGAATAAAACCCTGGCAGCATTTAGTATTACAAAAGCAGACAGATTTTCTTGTACACCTCTTAGTCCATTTTAAGGGCGATGTTAGGAAGTTATTAGAAGAAATCAAGCTTTACGCTAAAGAGCAGGACATTAAAATCCGGCTATAA
- a CDS encoding DUF2608 domain-containing protein: MRSLLYFFSAFICIFSGINAEIHHCKTIQEVLPHFEQTTANTLVIFDLDDTLITKTDKVLRPAAKDYHMGCYFKLIQKVKFDHIVYLISIVEKFAQPELVDASWPSIIADLQKITPYVMAHTAAFPKKMGIFENFPEARKQVLNALGIDFTPISSHYSDAELKELGHIPNVHPVFYSGMLFSENYAKGEALGAFISHYGSTPDRVIFVDDHTNNLRSVEKELTKRGIPFTGIHFEESTLFSDTYNEDIAAIQYYYLVEKNEWKNDEEAAHILDTDGVPDEPVQDGDDDDGDDNEEIWSF, translated from the coding sequence ATGCGTTCTTTGCTATATTTTTTTAGCGCATTCATTTGTATATTTAGCGGAATAAACGCTGAAATTCACCACTGTAAGACTATTCAAGAAGTGCTTCCCCACTTTGAACAAACGACAGCCAACACCCTTGTCATCTTCGATCTTGACGACACCTTAATCACAAAAACAGACAAAGTTTTACGTCCTGCGGCAAAAGACTACCATATGGGTTGCTATTTCAAGCTGATCCAAAAAGTAAAATTTGATCACATTGTTTACCTGATCAGTATTGTGGAAAAATTTGCACAGCCCGAACTCGTAGATGCTTCATGGCCTTCCATTATTGCAGACCTTCAAAAAATCACACCTTATGTAATGGCACACACGGCAGCCTTCCCTAAGAAAATGGGGATCTTTGAGAACTTCCCCGAAGCTCGTAAACAAGTATTGAATGCCTTAGGCATCGACTTCACTCCTATTTCCTCCCACTACTCCGACGCGGAATTAAAAGAACTGGGCCACATTCCTAATGTGCATCCGGTATTTTATTCCGGTATGCTCTTTAGCGAAAACTACGCAAAAGGAGAGGCCTTAGGAGCTTTTATTTCCCATTACGGATCTACCCCTGACAGAGTCATTTTTGTGGACGACCATACAAATAACTTACGTAGTGTGGAAAAAGAACTTACAAAAAGAGGCATCCCATTTACAGGGATTCATTTCGAAGAAAGTACATTATTCTCCGACACCTATAACGAAGATATCGCTGCCATTCAATACTACTATTTAGTGGAGAAAAACGAGTGGAAAAACGACGAAGAAGCTGCCCATATCCTAGACACTGACGGCGTTCCCGATGAACCGGTTCAGGATGGCGACGATGACGATGGCGATGATAACGAAGAGATTTGGAGTTTCTAA
- the ald gene encoding alanine dehydrogenase, giving the protein MSRVIGVPKEIKNHEYRVGMTPAGVRQIVEAGFEVRVETLAGTPIGFTDDMYKDAGAKIVATPQEVYASDIVVKVKEPLEAEFPLLREDQILFCYLHLAPDPEQAKALIASKVTAIAYETVTDNRGRLPLLEPMSEIAGRLSIQVGANYLQLNKGGRGILLGGVPGVSPGKVVIIGGGAAGAEAARMALGLGANVTIIDIDLSRLRHLDALFGPALHTLYSTSTTIEDAVIHADLVVGCVLVPGKKAPKLITRKMISRMHPGSVIVDVAIDQGGCAGTSRPTTHDNPTYLVDGVIHYCVTNMPGSTARTSTMALTNATLQPVLALARLGLEALRKDPHLRNGLNVYKGMVTNESVAIDLNYPYVNPLQAIE; this is encoded by the coding sequence ATGTCACGTGTGATCGGCGTTCCCAAAGAAATAAAAAATCACGAATACCGCGTAGGTATGACACCTGCTGGAGTTAGACAAATTGTAGAAGCAGGGTTTGAAGTCCGGGTAGAGACCTTAGCCGGAACGCCTATCGGATTTACCGATGATATGTATAAAGACGCCGGTGCGAAGATTGTGGCAACACCGCAGGAAGTCTACGCTTCCGATATCGTGGTTAAAGTCAAGGAACCGCTCGAGGCAGAATTTCCTTTATTAAGGGAAGACCAGATACTCTTTTGCTATTTGCATTTAGCACCGGATCCCGAACAAGCTAAGGCCTTGATTGCTAGTAAAGTGACGGCGATAGCTTATGAAACCGTGACCGATAATAGAGGCAGGCTCCCCCTTTTAGAACCCATGAGCGAGATTGCCGGTAGGCTGTCTATTCAAGTGGGCGCTAACTATCTCCAATTAAATAAAGGGGGAAGAGGAATTTTATTGGGGGGCGTTCCCGGTGTAAGTCCTGGAAAAGTTGTCATTATTGGCGGCGGTGCCGCCGGTGCAGAAGCTGCACGTATGGCATTAGGACTGGGGGCGAATGTGACTATTATCGATATAGACCTTTCGCGATTGCGCCATTTAGATGCATTATTCGGTCCTGCTTTGCATACCCTTTACTCCACATCAACGACGATAGAAGATGCCGTTATCCATGCCGATTTAGTCGTAGGGTGTGTGCTTGTTCCCGGCAAAAAAGCGCCAAAACTGATTACCCGCAAAATGATTTCACGTATGCACCCCGGTTCTGTCATCGTAGACGTAGCCATAGATCAAGGTGGCTGCGCTGGGACGTCCCGTCCGACAACACATGATAATCCTACTTATCTCGTCGATGGTGTCATCCACTATTGTGTGACAAATATGCCGGGTAGCACAGCGCGTACCTCTACAATGGCTTTAACCAATGCAACTTTGCAGCCTGTGCTGGCACTAGCTAGACTGGGATTGGAAGCCCTCAGAAAAGACCCCCATTTACGAAATGGACTAAATGTCTATAAAGGCATGGTGACAAATGAAAGTGTTGCCATCGACTTGAACTATCCTTATGTTAATCCTCTTCAAGCCATAGAATAG